The Urbifossiella limnaea genome has a window encoding:
- a CDS encoding FG-GAP repeat domain-containing protein yields MSTPAARARLALDRLDERVVPSTVTSTTTARPLDFAAVGTLTTTDPVDGGTPTTTDNKVTLTGHIDYTSNTAGTIGTVVVAGSGSGDGLVVTAPGGSTPNDTSVSFAQIIQAQLGFEDAGGVIDVTSPLTGGAAYFTPSSGSGNRPIGPLDGAGSFDVSDLSLGATFTGAAGSTADLSVVLTDANPAATDLAFVSSAAARAADGSVGADFTVGVTGKVMSAASHTAAAARVTAVWSDGAGRTQAADLDVPLYWNTGQLVVSARGLTAPTWATQLSVRLDAAGTVPEADETNNSWTVDLASLSDTPLPPPTTDPTSPPASPPPPASPPPPPVTMPGGAATKPAGYSVTPGVNQSTLEWRDTYGKVLRSTVAFAGFDGEVSVAVGDVNGDGVLDAALAAGKGGGPRVRVLDGATGAELSNLFAYEEEFRGGVNVAVGDLDGDGLDELIVGSGEGGGPRVRVFDGVGGSMRYEFMAYEESARGGVTVAAADLDGDGTAEVLTGAGVGGGPVIAVFAGPTGAELQRVLAGAEDDRGGADVRAVKDAQLGYFLVTAESDETGSLKRFRQQLTIGEGFLVSLDDPEVFPGELVSDIV; encoded by the coding sequence ATGTCCACACCCGCCGCCCGCGCCCGGCTCGCCCTCGACCGGCTCGACGAACGAGTCGTCCCCAGCACGGTCACCAGTACCACCACCGCCCGCCCGCTCGACTTCGCCGCCGTCGGCACGCTCACCACCACCGACCCCGTCGACGGCGGCACGCCCACCACCACCGACAACAAGGTCACCCTCACGGGCCACATCGACTACACCAGCAACACCGCCGGCACCATCGGCACCGTGGTCGTGGCCGGCAGCGGCAGCGGCGACGGGCTGGTCGTCACCGCCCCCGGCGGCTCCACGCCGAACGACACCAGCGTCAGCTTCGCGCAGATCATTCAGGCCCAGCTCGGGTTCGAGGACGCCGGCGGCGTGATCGACGTCACCAGCCCGCTCACCGGCGGGGCCGCGTACTTCACCCCCAGCAGCGGCAGCGGCAACCGCCCGATCGGCCCGCTCGACGGCGCCGGCTCGTTCGACGTGTCCGACCTGTCGCTCGGCGCCACGTTCACCGGCGCCGCGGGCAGCACCGCCGACCTGTCCGTCGTCCTCACCGACGCCAACCCCGCCGCCACGGACCTGGCGTTCGTGTCGTCCGCGGCGGCGCGGGCGGCCGACGGCTCGGTCGGCGCCGACTTCACCGTCGGCGTCACCGGGAAGGTGATGAGCGCGGCGTCGCACACGGCCGCGGCCGCGCGGGTGACGGCGGTGTGGAGCGACGGCGCCGGCCGCACCCAGGCCGCCGACCTGGACGTGCCGCTGTACTGGAACACCGGCCAGCTCGTGGTGAGCGCCCGCGGCCTGACGGCCCCGACGTGGGCGACGCAGCTGAGCGTCCGCCTCGACGCCGCCGGCACCGTGCCCGAGGCGGACGAGACGAACAACTCCTGGACGGTGGACCTGGCGAGCCTGTCGGACACGCCGCTGCCGCCGCCGACCACCGACCCGACGAGCCCGCCGGCGTCGCCGCCCCCGCCGGCGTCGCCGCCCCCGCCGCCGGTCACGATGCCGGGCGGGGCGGCCACGAAGCCGGCCGGGTACAGCGTCACGCCGGGCGTCAACCAGTCCACGCTGGAGTGGCGCGACACCTACGGCAAGGTGCTCCGCTCGACCGTCGCCTTCGCCGGGTTCGACGGCGAAGTGTCGGTCGCGGTCGGCGACGTGAACGGCGACGGCGTGCTCGACGCGGCGCTCGCGGCCGGGAAGGGCGGCGGCCCGCGGGTGCGGGTGCTCGACGGCGCCACCGGGGCCGAGCTGTCCAACCTGTTCGCCTACGAGGAGGAGTTCCGGGGCGGCGTCAACGTCGCCGTCGGCGACCTGGACGGCGACGGCCTGGACGAGCTGATCGTCGGCTCGGGCGAGGGCGGCGGCCCGCGGGTGCGGGTGTTCGACGGCGTCGGCGGGTCGATGCGGTACGAGTTCATGGCGTACGAGGAGTCGGCCCGCGGCGGGGTGACGGTGGCGGCCGCCGACCTGGACGGCGACGGCACGGCCGAGGTGCTGACCGGCGCGGGCGTCGGCGGCGGCCCGGTGATCGCCGTCTTCGCGGGGCCGACCGGCGCGGAGTTGCAGCGGGTGCTGGCCGGCGCCGAGGACGACCGTGGCGGCGCCGACGTGCGGGCCGTGAAGGACGCGCAGCTCGGCTACTTCCTCGTGACGGCCGAGTCGGACGAGACGGGGTCGCTGAAGCGCTTCCGCCAGCAGTTGACGATCGGCGAGGGCTTCCTGGTGTCGCTCGACGACCCGGAGGTCTTCCCCGGCGAGTTGGTTAGCGACATCGTGTGA
- a CDS encoding RNA polymerase sigma factor: MTDWPAVVGEYGPLVWRTAYRLTGNPADAADCYQQAFLAAVRLAAAGPVRHWGGALRRLATARALDLLRARHRARAAEFTDAPDPRPADPLGDLAAGELAAHLRAALAALDPLPAELFCLVALDGLTNAEAAAALGITANHAGVLLHRTRATLRTRLRAFDPAGEPP; the protein is encoded by the coding sequence ATGACCGACTGGCCCGCCGTCGTCGGCGAGTACGGCCCGCTCGTGTGGCGGACCGCGTACCGCCTCACCGGCAACCCCGCCGACGCCGCCGACTGCTACCAGCAGGCGTTCCTCGCCGCCGTCCGGCTCGCCGCCGCCGGCCCGGTCCGCCACTGGGGCGGCGCCCTCCGCCGGCTCGCCACCGCCCGCGCCCTCGACCTGCTGCGGGCGCGCCACCGGGCGCGCGCCGCGGAGTTCACCGACGCCCCCGACCCGCGGCCCGCCGACCCGCTCGGCGACCTCGCCGCCGGCGAGCTCGCGGCGCACCTCCGCGCCGCGCTCGCCGCCCTCGACCCGCTGCCGGCCGAACTGTTCTGCCTCGTCGCACTCGACGGCCTGACCAACGCCGAGGCCGCGGCCGCGCTCGGCATCACCGCCAACCACGCCGGGGTGCTCTTGCACCGCACCCGGGCCACGCTCCGCACCCGGCTCCGCGCCTTCGACCCCGCGGGAGAACCGCCATGA